The following are encoded in a window of Mycoplasmopsis bovis PG45 genomic DNA:
- a CDS encoding acetate/propionate family kinase — MNNQIKKILVINAGSSSLKWALYADKDLELLGTGICERIALDGNLILKDKANKYEHKEGLPNHLVAVEKLLKYWKEHNFISELDEIEAIGFRIPYAGFKFLSPVFYSPEVRESIVTYAEKFIPLHTPPFLATLDGFIEYLPNVPKIVAQDTAFHTDIPKINKQFSINKEWATRYNIEKFGYHGLSHDYITGRMKQILGKDKINIVVAHLGSGSSLCAIKDGKSFDISVGFSSTDGLMMGTRSGAIDPGIVDYLVRIEHKDPQEVFDMLVKNSGLLGVSGISSDIRDLHKLSNENEDAKFAIELYAQRVVDYMAMYLNKIHYPDAIVFTAGMGENDAVLRKMIIDKVKSYKLFLDEESNLANYEDYMLISSQESEIPIYKMRTNEEIVIAKYVKELVNSHN, encoded by the coding sequence ATGAATAACCAAATTAAAAAAATATTAGTTATTAATGCTGGTAGTAGTTCTTTAAAGTGGGCTTTATATGCTGACAAGGATTTAGAACTACTAGGCACTGGTATATGCGAACGTATTGCTTTAGATGGCAATTTGATTCTTAAAGATAAGGCTAATAAATATGAACACAAAGAAGGCTTGCCTAACCATTTAGTAGCTGTTGAAAAATTGCTCAAATATTGAAAAGAGCACAATTTTATTTCTGAATTAGATGAAATTGAAGCAATAGGCTTTAGAATCCCTTATGCTGGCTTTAAGTTCTTATCTCCAGTTTTTTACTCGCCTGAAGTTAGAGAAAGTATTGTAACATATGCAGAAAAATTTATTCCACTGCACACTCCGCCATTTTTAGCTACCCTAGACGGTTTCATTGAATACTTACCAAATGTGCCTAAAATAGTAGCTCAAGATACAGCTTTTCACACAGATATTCCTAAAATTAATAAGCAGTTTTCAATTAATAAAGAATGAGCAACTAGATATAACATTGAAAAATTTGGCTACCATGGCCTAAGTCATGATTATATTACTGGCAGAATGAAGCAAATTTTAGGTAAAGACAAGATTAATATTGTAGTCGCTCATTTAGGCTCAGGAAGCTCATTATGTGCTATTAAAGATGGCAAATCATTTGATATTTCAGTTGGATTTAGCTCAACTGATGGGCTTATGATGGGTACTAGATCAGGTGCAATAGATCCTGGAATAGTTGATTATTTAGTAAGAATAGAACATAAAGATCCCCAAGAAGTTTTTGATATGCTAGTTAAAAATTCAGGTTTATTAGGTGTTTCTGGAATTTCTAGTGACATTAGAGATTTACATAAACTTTCTAATGAAAATGAAGATGCTAAATTTGCAATTGAATTGTATGCTCAACGCGTAGTTGACTATATGGCTATGTATCTTAATAAGATTCACTATCCTGACGCTATAGTCTTTACTGCAGGCATGGGTGAAAATGATGCAGTTCTAAGAAAAATGATTATTGATAAAGTTAAGTCATATAAATTATTTTTAGATGAAGAAAGCAATTTAGCTAACTATGAAGACTATATGCTTATTTCCTCGCAAGAATCTGAAATACCAATTTATAAAATGCGGACAAATGAGGAAATAGTTATTGCTAAATATGTTAAAGAACTAGTTAATTCACATAACTAA
- a CDS encoding phosphate acyltransferase → MHTTSKFSAYISSLLKEKCQKQILSVLFIDGDDKRAREAALYFKKNNLAKPIMLLENESQVVDDGLENIILSKEEESIKAYANELVKIRNGKEDYETCLKNMHTRPYYGAMMIKLKDVDSAVGGLIYSTADILRAAFKCIGAKPGIKTISSVIVMHKDDEQLIFTDPSTVQKPNAEQLVDIATNAISFANMMNMNSLGAFLTYSTNNSGKGENPDLVREAAKIATERGLNVINGEMQFDSAYDLNVRKAKFPSAVQKETGVFIFPNLESCNIGCKIAQRMGKYGAVGAILQGINGAINDFSRGATVADVIDVTSITILNGYTFK, encoded by the coding sequence ATGCACACTACTTCGAAATTTAGTGCTTATATTAGCTCTTTGCTAAAAGAGAAATGTCAAAAACAAATTTTGTCAGTTTTGTTTATTGATGGTGATGACAAAAGAGCCCGTGAAGCTGCTTTATATTTTAAGAAAAATAATTTAGCAAAGCCAATTATGCTTTTGGAAAATGAATCTCAAGTTGTTGATGATGGCCTAGAAAACATTATTTTAAGCAAGGAAGAAGAGTCAATTAAGGCTTATGCTAATGAATTAGTTAAAATTCGTAATGGCAAAGAAGACTATGAAACTTGCTTAAAAAATATGCACACCAGACCTTACTATGGCGCTATGATGATTAAATTAAAGGATGTTGATAGTGCTGTTGGTGGCTTAATTTATTCAACTGCCGATATCTTACGTGCTGCTTTTAAATGCATTGGTGCAAAACCAGGAATTAAAACTATTTCTAGTGTTATAGTTATGCATAAAGATGATGAGCAACTTATTTTTACAGATCCATCAACAGTGCAAAAACCTAATGCAGAACAATTAGTTGACATTGCAACCAATGCAATTAGTTTTGCTAATATGATGAATATGAATAGTCTAGGGGCTTTTTTGACTTATTCAACCAATAACTCAGGCAAAGGTGAAAATCCTGACTTAGTTAGAGAAGCTGCAAAAATTGCCACTGAAAGAGGTTTAAATGTAATTAATGGTGAAATGCAATTTGATTCAGCCTATGACCTAAATGTAAGAAAAGCTAAGTTTCCTAGTGCAGTTCAAAAAGAAACTGGAGTATTTATTTTTCCAAACCTAGAAAGCTGTAATATAGGCTGCAAAATTGCTCAAAGAATGGGTAAATATGGTGCAGTTGGTGCAATATTACAAGGAATAAATGGGGCTATCAACGACTTTAGTCGCGGTGCAACTGTTGCAGATGTTATTGATGTAACATCAATTACTATTTTAAACGGATATACCTTTAAATAA